Proteins from a single region of Scleropages formosus chromosome 22, fSclFor1.1, whole genome shotgun sequence:
- the LOC108918183 gene encoding calcium-binding and coiled-coil domain-containing protein 1-like, protein METWKVAFQNVGQNYFPQSRVECHYSLNEQHSWASNDWIGLFEVGWCSVRDYHTFVWARAPEGYTEGTSVNCCVHFQASYLPSPSAKEYQFVYVDGKGEVCARSLPFTFSLPEPLEDVVTLEEGCDGEGEEEEILLVVPRAQLLQTRLEECLQERSELLQAKEVAERGRRQEREQREKAQKEWGRVREELEGDVHELKGKLRQSREDMAKTEEKLKEFQSVHEALLAERGSLLAEKAEREQQIKDLDADVSTLTKQGLEREMELDRMKEKIKKMSAQRREEEVERKRLQSKLEDSEGELRSLAAEFQGLRASLAQRDTQALQLRHSITTLTYRLTVAQSKEVELEASLREVNHLQERLFASERVAEGLRTQLAEQSAHQDCSQTELHQARLQAAQLTLQLSDTSLALKERRAAWAQEREELRCSLEEAKGRVWKLSAELQQKEEQLQEERMEREKLEVELGKEKDCHRVQFSEAHRELQELRSSLRVAEKEKEQHSLEKQELMEYVRRSEQRLEADAEWSEEAFGFSGRPSSPLSASEDENPEALQPQRPGGPPGPYSQCNPPQNELARSPSQGLARELVVVNQPVSMSSSRQQGADKLPHGSDLQGEEQEVSQLGALSSEEDSPLLVPDNRTAILWELTDAPMW, encoded by the exons atggaaacgtgGAAGGTGGCGTTCCAGAATGTGGGGCAGAACTACTTCCCTCAGAGCAGAGTGGAATGTCACTACAGCCTCAATGAACAACATAGCTGGGCCAGTAATGACTGGATTGGCCTTTTCGAG GTGGGCTGGTGCTCCGTCAGAGACTACCACACCTTCGTTTGGGCCCGTGCCCCGGAGGGATACACCGAAGGGACGAGCGTCAACTGCTGCGTGCACTTCCAAG CTTCGTACCTACCCAGTCCCAGCGCGAAGGAATACCAGTTTGTGTATGTGGACGGGAAAGGGGAGGTCTGCGCACGTAGCCTGCCTTTCACTTTCAGCCTCCCCGAACCATTGGAGGATGTGGTGACTCTGGAGGAAGGGTGCGACGGGGAGGGGGAAGAAGAGGAAATACTGCTGGTCGTGCCCAGGGCTCAACTACTGCAG ACCCGTCTGGAGGAATGTCTCCAGGAGCGCTCGGAGCTGCTGCAGGCCAAGGAGGTGGCAGAGAGGGGCCGGAGGCAAGAGAGAGAACAGAGGGAGAAGGCCCAAAAGGAGTGGGGTAGAGTGAGGGAGGAACTGGAGGGCGATGTCCATGAACTGAAGGGGAAACTGCGACAGAGCAGAGAAGACATGGCGAAAACGGAGGAGAAGCTGAAG GAATTCCAGTCTGTTCATGAAGCACTGTTGGCAGAGAGAGGCTCCTTACTGGCTGAAAAAGCTGAGAGGGAGCAGCAAATCAAAGACCTGGATGCGGACGTCAGCACTCTGACAAAGCAAGGCCTGGAGAGGGAGATGGAGCTGGACAG GATGAAGGAGAAGATCAAGAAGATGTCAGCTCAGAGGCGGGAGGAAGAGGTAGAGAGAAAGAGGCTACAG TCCAAGCTGGAGGATTCGGAGGGGGAGCTGCGCAGCCTGGCAGCTGAGTTCCAGGGCCTAAGGGCTTCTCTGGCCCAGAGAGACACACAAGCACTACAGCTGAGACATTCTATCACCACACTGACATACAGGCTCACCGTTGCACAGAGCAAAGAG GTGGAGCTCGAGGCATCGCTAAGGGAGGTGAACCATCTCCAGGAACGCCTCTTTGCCAGCGAGCGTGTGGCCGAGGGACTGCGGACCCAGCTGGCCGAACAGAGCGCCCACCAAGACTGCAGCCAGACGGAGCTGCACCAGGCACGCCTACAGGCTGCCCAGCTCACTCTGCAGTTGTCCGACACCAGCCTGGCCCTAAAGGAGCGCCGAGCTGCCTGGGCCCAAGAGCGGGAGGAGCTGCGTTGCAGCTTGGAG GAGGCTAAAGGAAGAGTGTGGAAGCTCAGTGCagagctgcagcagaaggaagagCAGCTACAGGAGGAGAGGATGGAGAGGGagaagctggaggtggagctTGGGAAGGAGAAGGACTGCCACCGT GTGCAGTTCAGTGAAGCGCACAGGGAGCTGCAGGAGTTGAGATCCAGCCTGCGTGTGGccgagaaggagaaggagcagcaTTCGCTGGAGAAACAG GAACTGATGGAGTACGTGAGGCGGTCGGAACAGAGGCTGGAGGCAGATGCCGAATGGAGCGAGGAGGCATTCGGCTTCAGCG gtcGCCCCTCCAGCCCCTTGTCTGCCTCTGAGGATGAGAATCCTGAAGCTCTGCAGCCTCAGAGACCGGGTGGCCCCCCGGGCCCCTACAGCCAGTGTAACCCTCCCCAGAATGAGCTGGCACGGTCGCCCTCACAGGGACTCGCCCGTGAACTTGTGGTTGTCAACCAGCCAGTCTCCATGTCCTCCTCGCGACAGCAGGGGGCCGACAAGCTCCCTCATGGCTCGGACCTG CAGGGGGAAGAGCAAGAGGTGTCTCAGTTAGGAGCTTTGAGCTCTGAGGAAGACTCGCCCTTGCTTGTCCCAGACAACAGGACCGCCATCTTGTG GGAGCTCACAGACGCCCCTATGTGGTGA